The Thermostichus vulcanus str. 'Rupite' genome contains a region encoding:
- a CDS encoding OST-HTH/LOTUS domain-containing protein → MITISPGEPEYKPPLPTRQEFVKQVTELTRDFKKGNHSWIPVVELGKQYEEKYGLLIQEVLQNCAKEHASLAAFLRSLPRYFAVHTVQGQAYFCPFTSPNEQAPLAARTVDLKSSAAEMVDIIRELLRSQGKAAGEYAHPGLVTTAYNSRYGHGILEGLRRRGLGANLRAFIAQCSSDFAIRAGSNGSWEVAYRSSTVKQSNPS, encoded by the coding sequence TTGATCACCATAAGTCCAGGAGAGCCCGAGTATAAACCGCCTCTCCCCACAAGGCAGGAGTTTGTTAAACAAGTAACTGAACTGACTCGAGATTTTAAAAAAGGAAATCATTCTTGGATCCCAGTCGTTGAGCTAGGAAAACAATATGAAGAAAAATATGGGTTGCTGATTCAGGAGGTTTTGCAAAACTGTGCCAAGGAGCATGCTTCATTAGCAGCTTTTCTTCGTTCTCTACCCCGCTACTTTGCTGTACATACTGTCCAAGGTCAAGCATACTTCTGTCCCTTTACGTCCCCGAATGAGCAGGCTCCTCTAGCAGCAAGGACGGTCGACCTGAAATCGTCAGCGGCAGAGATGGTCGACATCATTCGTGAGTTGTTACGTAGTCAGGGCAAGGCAGCTGGTGAATACGCTCACCCAGGACTGGTTACTACGGCCTACAACAGCAGATATGGCCATGGCATTTTGGAAGGTCTGCGCCGACGCGGATTAGGGGCTAATTTGCGGGCATTTATTGCCCAGTGCTCAAGCGACTTTGCTATCAGAGCCGGCAGCAACGGCAGTTGGGAAGTCGCTTACCGTTCCTCTACTGTGAAGCAGTCAAACCCATCATAG